A window of Argopecten irradians isolate NY chromosome 14, Ai_NY, whole genome shotgun sequence contains these coding sequences:
- the LOC138307392 gene encoding uncharacterized protein has protein sequence MNVAMSISRYLSLFGMRRIKRLIAVLFVSGLLMVFGYFKYFQEPLYVFMHSDIHSQCVLPDIDPDDPTIMKFYNWHPPPLVCDSSPALTFVDNSGLLKFNESVYNPSNDGGKLKCVYSIVTLVHDFKVKFEAEIAFSEPVDVPADAFVVRCRNPGGQVVYENVHQKIDRKTKEKIRDIKDESDDDLSVLMFGIDSVSRLAAVRKLPKTVKYITETLGGYMFQGYNKVGDHTFPNLLALLCGKTQFGFKNVDLDNDFADKYPFIWYDFEKKGYATMHGEDWPEIATINQVMKKGFDKPPTTHYSRSYWLAMRHIQPMQYTIDQVFMFLESKAMKLRKSSSLCYGNRPNHMLIVDHFKQFVQAYKGKRKFAFSWLNELAHNYVNFLEYGDNDFMELVKWLHLEGHLNRTVLLFFSDHGSRVDEIRNTYVGRIEDRMPFVSIVIPDVLKKKYPSIAENLRTNQRRLTTTFDTYAAIRDVLHNKYTNLTSEIKEQTPQAVSIFKRIPEIRSCADAMIPEHYCACYSSEAVNKSEPILKVVAEFVLQSINGFLKPVRHKCAKLSIDSIMEARIVKNNLERKADKEIKFTLRNWISSPEEQDDTKYLIYLRTTPGNATFEASVLRTSDGTLEIMDDISRTNRYGTQSKCVADRFLKGYCFCTVDEVETVI, from the coding sequence atgAACGTTGCAATGTCGATTTCACGTTACCTGAGCTTATTCGGAATGAGGCGAATAAAGCGATTGATAGCGGTGTTGTTCGTAAGCGGATTACTCATGGTGTTTGGCTATTTTAAATACTTCCAGGAACCCCTATATGTGTTCATGCACAGTGATATACATAGTCAGTGTGTCTTGCCAGATATCGACCCCGACGATCCTACCATTATGAAATTCTACAACTGGCATCCCCCTCCACTCGTGTGTGACTCTTCTCCAGCCCTTACCTTTGTTGATAATTCCGGGCTTCTTAAGTTCAACGAAAGTGTGTATAACCCCTCCAATGATGGCGGGAAACTTAAGTGTGTCTACAGTATTGTTACTCTTGTTCACGATTTCAAAGTGAAGTTTGAAGCTGAGATAGCATTTAGTGAACCGGTTGACGTGCCAGCGGATGCGTTTGTCGTTCGATGTCGAAATCCAGGTGGACAAGTTGTGTATGAAAACGTTCACCAGAAAATTGATAGAAAGACTAAAGAAAAGATCAGAGATATAAAGGATGAGAGTGATGACGACCTCAGTGTTCTGATGTTCGGTATAGACTCAGTTTCTCGTCTAGCCGCCGTTCGGAAGCTTCCAAAAACGGTAAAATATATCACGGAAACCCTCGGGGGTTATATGTTTCAAGGATATAACAAAGTTGGGGACCATACATTCCCAAATCTATTAGCACTTCTTTGTGGAAAAACCCAGTTCGGTTTCAAAAATGTCGACCTTGATAATGACTTCGCTGATAAATATCCATTTATCTGGTATGATTTCGAGAAAAAGGGTTATGCCACAATGCATGGAGAAGACTGGCCAGAAATTGCTACCATCAACCAAGTGATGAAAAAAGGATTCGACAAGCCACCAACAACTCACTACAGTCGATCCTATTGGCTGGCTATGAGACATATTCAACCAATGCAATACACGATAGACCAGGTATTCATGTTCCTGGAATCGAAGGCAATGAAGCTTCGGAAGTCCTCGTCACTTTGTTACGGAAATCGTCCTAATCACATGTTAATTGTTGATCACTTTAAACAATTTGTACAAGCATACAAAGGGAAACGAAAATTCGCATTCTCATGGCTCAACGAATTGGCTCACAATTATGTCAACTTTCTAGAATACGGCGATAATGATTTTATGGAATTGGTGAAATGGTTACACCTGGAGGGTCATCTGAATAGGACTGTGTTACTTTTCTTCAGTGACCACGGATCTCGGGTAGACGAAATCCGGAACACCTATGTCGGGCGTATAGAAGATAGGATGCCGTTTGTCTCCATAGTGATTCCTGATGTGCTAAAAAAGAAATATCCATCGATTGCCGAAAATTTAAGAACTAATCAACGAAGACTTACAACAACATTTGATACGTACGCAGCAATTCGTGACGTATTACACAATAAGTACACTAATTTAACGAGCGAGATCAAAGAGCAAACTCCACAGGCTGTAAGCATATTCAAACGTATCCCGGAAATTCGTTCTTGCGCAGACGCAATGATACCGGAACATTATTGTGCATGTTATTCCTCAGAAGCTGTTAACAAGTCAGAACCAATTCTAAAAGTTGTTGCTGAATTCGTTTTACAAAGTATAAATGGATTCCTAAAGCCAGTACGTCACAAGTGTGCAAAGTTGTCGATAGACTCCATCATGGAGGCAAGAATTGTCAAAAATAATCTCGAACGAAAAGCAgataaagaaataaagtttacTCTACGTAATTGGATATCGTCGCCTGAGGAACAGGACGATACTAAATATCTGATCTATCTGAGAACCACGCCCGGGAACGCCACTTTTGAGGCTTCTGTTCTCCGTACGTCAGACGGTACACTTGAAATCATGGACGACATTAGTCGAACAAATAGGTACGGAACTCAGTCTAAGTGCGTGGCCGATCGATTTCTCAAGGGCTACTGTTTTTGTACGGTGGATGAAGTGGAAACTGTTATATGA